The following are from one region of the Salvia splendens isolate huo1 chromosome 2, SspV2, whole genome shotgun sequence genome:
- the LOC121788940 gene encoding ubiquitin carboxyl-terminal hydrolase 8-like encodes MDSNDSASDISFSSLHLDPRQQEDKEEEPVSSDEDQSLYLVPFRWWKEAQDPSSSDVKRGIPFAASPAPYGGPMKIFNNIFNSDIGFSLRKDDDLSCNGENGEAGVSGKDYALVPGDIWLQTLKWHSDSKNSSKERKRFLAVEEDMSDVYPLQLRLSVLCETNVLSVKISKKDNSVECYRRACKIFNMESEPLRLWDLSGQTMLLLLNDKNKILKESQKQIGQDLLLELQVYGLSESFRNKTRKDDTAQCSNGTLNGGSVNYFSNSARSNSAKLLGGSAEAGTLGLTGLQNLGNTCFMNSALQCLAHTPKLVDYFLGDYEREINPDNPLGMKGEIASSFGDLMKKLWAPGATPLAPRTFKLKLAHFAPQFSGFNQHDSQELLAFLLDGLHEDLNRVKCKPYVEVKDSDSRPDEQVADEYWTNHLARNDSVIVDVCQGQYRSTLVCPLCQKMSVTFDPFMYLSLPLPSTSMRTMTMTVVKTDGTDKPLAFTVTVPKNGKLVDLTQALKTACSLEGDETLLVAEIYNNRIIHFLKDPNGSLSLIRDNDQLVAYRLPDTEAPLFVFMHQQAEDKLINGKSIFNSRLFGVPLIVRQNITNGYEVREIYTKLLAPFLVPEKDSLKNGDSSDKGADEAILEVHDASYASLNGSSETPEKEEFEAHSDTECQFYLTNEKVTEKGCEIGMEELVKPKAVSEIQYVLVSWSQKMVTHYNVQPLSLLPEVSKSAFFSKRPQESVSLYKCLEAFLKEEPLGPDDMWYCPVCKKHCQAGKKLDLWRLPEILVIHLKRFSYNCFLKNKLETFVDFPVHDLDLSGYIAQKGGQSSHRYMLYAISNHYGSMGGGHYTAFVHHGGDRWYDFDDSHVSLISEDKIKTSAAYVLFYRRVEDA; translated from the exons ATGGTGGAAGGAAGCGCAGGACCCTTCATCCTCAGATGTAAAGAGGGGGATCCCATTTGCGGCATCCCCTGCTCCTTATGGGGGTCCAATGAAGATTTTTAACAACATATTCAACTCAGATATTGGATTTAGTCTGAGGAAAGATGATGATTTGTCATGCAATGGAGAAAATGGTGAAGCGGGTGTATCGGGTAAAGACTATGCGTTGGTGCCAGGAGACATATGGCTTCAGACACTGAAATG GCACAGTGATTCTAAGAATTCATCAAAGGAAAGAAAACGGTTCTTAGCTGTCGAAGAAGATATGTCTGATGTCTACCCTTTGCAACTCAGGCTTTCTGTTCTATGTGAAACCAACGTACTGTCTGTTAAAATAAGCAAAAAG GACAATTCAGTTGAGTGCTACAGAAGAGCCTGCAAGATTTTCAACATGGAATCTGAGCCT TTGCGGCTTTGGGATTTATCAGGGCAGACAATGCTGCTTCTATTgaatgacaaaaataagatcTTAAAAGAGTCTCAGAAGCAAATTGGGCAGGAT TTGCTCCTCGAGTTACAAGTTTATGGATTATCAGAATCTTTTAGAAATAAAACCAGAAAGGATGATACTGCGCAATGTTCGAATGGGACTCTGAATGGTGGTTCTGTCAACTACTTCTCTAATTCTGCTCGGAGCAATTCTGCTAAGCTTCTCGGAGGTTCTGCTGAAGCTGGTACACTAGGCTTAACTGGATTACAGAACCTTGGGAATACTTGCTTCATGAACAGTGCTCTTCAATGTCTAGCCCACACACCAAAGCTTGTTGACTACTTTCTTGGAGATtatgaaagagaaataaatccaGATAACCCATTGGGGATGAAG GGTGAAATTGCTTCTTCTTTTGGAGACCTGATGAAGAAACTATGGGCTCCTGGAGCGACTCCATTAGCACCAAGAACATTCAAATTGAAGCTTGCTCATTTTGCTCCCCAGTTCAGTGGTTTCAATCAGCACGATTCTCAA GAGCTCCTGGCATTTCTCTTGGACGGACTTCACGAAGATTTGAATCGTGTCAAGTGTAAACCTTATGTCGAAGTTAAGGATTCTGATAGCAGACCAGATGAACAAGTAGCGGATGAATATTGGACGAATCATCTTGCTCGTAATGATTCGGTTATAGTTGATGTTTGCCAA GGTCAATACAGGTCCACATTAGTTTGCCCACTTTGTCAAAAGATGTCTGTTACTTTCGACCCATTTATGTATCTGTCTTTACCTCTGCCATCAACTTCTATGCGGACAATGACAATGACTGTTGTGAAAACTGATGGGACTGACAAGCCACTGGCATTTACTGTTACTGTACCAAAGAATGGAAAACTTGTAGATCTTACTCAGGCTTTAAAGACTGCCTGTTCTCTGGAGGGTGATGAAACACTTTTGGTGGCTGAG ATATACAACAACCGCATTATACATTTTCTAAAGGATCCAAATGGTTCGTTATCTTTGATTAGAGACAATGATCAACTAGTAGCCTACAGGCTACCAGATACAGAAGCTCCTCTCTTTGTCTTTATGCATCAGCAGGCTGAAGA TAAATTGATTAATGGGAAATCAATATTCAATTCGAGGTTGTTTGGAGTTCCTCTCATAGTCCGCCAAAACATTACTAATGGATATGAGGTTCGTGAAATTTACACGAAGTTACTTGCTCCATTCTTGGTACCTGAAAAGGACTCGCTCAAGAATGGTGATTCCTCAGACAAGGGTGCAGATGAAGCAATCCTGGAAGTGCACGATGCCAGCTATGCAAGTTTAAATGGTTCCTCTGAGACACCGGAGAAAGAAGAATTCGAAGCACATTCTGATACGGAGTGTCAGTTTTACCTAACAAATGAAAAGGTGACTGAGAAGGGCTGTGAGATTGGAATGGAAGAGCTGGTAAAACCTAAAGCTGTGTCTGAAATACAGTATGTGCTAGTGTCGTGGTCACAGAAGATGGTTACACATTACAACGTACAGCCTCTCAGCTTGCTTCCGGAAGTTTCCAAATCCGCATTCTTCTCAAAAAGACCACAGGAGTCTGTCTCTCTGTATAAATGTCTCGAAGCATTCCTCAAGGAGGAGCCGCTGGGACCAGATGATATGTG GTATTGTCCTGTGTGCAAGAAGCATTGTCAAGCCGGAAAGAAATTAGATCTCTGGAGATTGCCAGAGATATTGGTGATTCACCTGAAAAGATTCTCATACAACTGTTTCCTCAAAAACAAATTGGAGACTTTTGTTGATTTCCCGGTTCATGATCTTGACCTGTCCGGTTACATTGCTCAGAAGGGCGGACAATCTTCTCACCGCTACATGCTTTATGCAATCAGTAACCATTACGGAAGTATGGGAGGTGGTCACTACACAGCATTTGTTCAT CATGGCGGTGACCGGTGGTACGACTTCGACGACAGCCACGTGTCTCTGATCAGTGAAGACAAAATAAAAACTTCGGCTGcctatgttttattttatagaaGAGTTGAAGATGCCTAA